The Sulfurimonas sp. HSL-1716 sequence CCGGCAAAGCCGCTTGTTCCGCCTGTTGGAGCAACTACTACGGCATATACGAAAGCACCGATAACGATGGAGGGAGCACTCATCATGATATCGCTGAGATCCCGTATAAGTCTGACAAATTTGCCTCGTCCGTACTCTTGAATATATATACCTGCAAGCATTCCGATAGGGATACCTATGAGTGAAGCCAGCCCCGCTATGATAAACTGTCCGATGATCAGATTTCTCAGTCCTTTGTCTATCAAATCTTTAAAAAACAGTGAAAGATGAAAAGAGGAAAGTCCTTTCATAATCAGCGTTATAAGAATCCATCCTAAAAACGCCAGACCGATTAATGCAGAAATCGTGGATAATAACAAAACGATCTTATTTATTGTCAAACGCATCAATCAGCCTTTCTTAAAAAGTAAAATTTTGCAACCGATATAACCACAAAACTTATGATAAAAAGTAAAAATGCAAGATAAAAAAGCGATGAAAGCGTAAGACCCGTTGCTTCGCCGAAGTTATTTGCCATAGCGACAGGAATCGATATTGTCGGGTCGCTAAGTTTTTTGGGCATCATAAATACAGAACCGATCAAAAACGCCACGGCCATCGTCTCGCCCAAAGCACGTCCTAAAGCCAAAATTATGGAACCGATGATACCTTTTTTGGAGTATGGAAAGATCACGTCTTTGATAACTTCGAATTTCGTGGCACCTAGAGCGTAGGCCGATTCTTTGAGTACGTCCGGCGTCGTTCTCATACTGTCTCTGGTGATGGCTGCCATAAACGGAAGTATCATAACGCCAAGTACGAGCCCCGCCGTTAAAAGGGAAACCTGATATCCCCCTACTACTTTTTGTATGATGGGAGCAAAATAAAAAAGTCCCCACATCCCGAATATGATACTAGGAATGGCAGCAAGAAGTTCAATGGCGATTCCGACTACATATGAAAGGTTTTTTGGAGCAATTTCTGCCAAAAAAACCGCAATTCCCATAGCGATGGGCAAAGCAAAGACCATAGCGATCAAGGTAGAGAGCAGAGTCCCCACTATCGGGATCCAGCCGCCAAAGACCGTTTTGGTCAGCGGTTCATCCTCATCCTCGTATGCCGCAAGAATATCGTCTTCGTCGCTAGAAGCTTTTACCTCTTTTTTTATCGGTTTTGCATCGTTTGCCAAGCTTGATACGCTGTTTTCTATAGGAACCTCTTTATCCCATGCCGATTCTGTCACGAATCCTAGCCCGTACTCGTCGATAGAAGGCTTGGCGGAGTTGAACAGACTGATAAATATAGATACCAGCAGCACCAATACGAAAGTAGCACTTATGAGTGAGAGGTTCTTAAAGATTTTTTCCATACATATACCGATATTTCATAAATTCTAAAAAATGCAATGTATGCACTTTTAAAAATCTATCACTATTATTTGAAATGAAATTATAAACTAGTTAAGATACAAGCTTTATTAAACGAGGAGTTTTTTTACAACTTGAACCGAAGTTCAAGCTGTTCTTTGAAAAGAAAAGGTCTTAGTTGATACCTTTTTCCGCCCAGTATTTTCTGATCTTGTTTGTTAATGCATCCGGAAGCGGAACATACCCTAGGTCGCTCGCAAGAGATTGACCGTTTTTGAAAGACCAGTCGTAAAATGCAGTGACTTTTTTATCCATATCCGCTTTTTCTTTCGGTAAAAGAATGAACGTAGCAGCTACGATCGGATAAGCGCCTTTTCCTTTAGGATCTGCGATTACAGCATAAAAATCTTTTCTAGGATCAAGACTTGCTTTTGCCGCCGCTGCTTGGAATGCTTTTAGTTCAGGAGCTATGAACTCACCAACTTTGTTTTGAACGACAGCCATTTGAAGATTGTTGTTTTTAGCATCTGCATAATCAACATAACCTATAGAGTACGGAGTTTGTTTGATAAGTGCAGCTACACCAGTGTTTCCTTTACCGCCGACATGGTGGTCACCCGGCCAGTTAAGAGCTTTTTTAGCACCGTAAGTTTCTTTCCACTTGTTTGATATCTTGCTTAGGTAGTAAGTAAAGTTAAACGTAGTTCCAGAACCGTCTGCACGGTGAACGAAAGTGATTTTTTCGTGTGGAAGCTTTACGCCATGGTTTGCAGCAGTAATAGTTTTGTTATCCCAGTATTTGATCTCACCAAGAGCTATTCCTGAAATAGCCGCACGACTTAATCTCAATTTAGGAGTGTTTGGCATATTGTAACTCATAGTGATTGCACCGACGACACCCGGGAACTGGTACAGTTTGTCTTTTGCAAGTTTGTTTGGATTTAAAGGCGCATCTGAACCTGCAAAATCAACAGTTCTGGCTTCTGCATCTTTTATACCTGCAGAACTACCTTTTCCGATATAATCGATCTCGGTTCCAGTCGCTTTATGATAAGCACCTATCCATGCCTGATAAACACTGTATGGGAAAGTAGCTCCGCTACCTTTTAGATCTGCAGCAGATACTGAACTAGTTGTAACCATTAACGCAGCTAATGGTGCTAATAACGCAAGTTTTTTCATTTGATGTTACCTTTGTTTAATTTTGATAGCGGTATCTTAAACTGTTTTGATTACAAGTTGATTACAAAGAGAGTAAATGATATAGTTAGAGTAAAAAATCAGGAGTTCCTATGGATGAAGCATCTGCTGTAGGTGAAAATATTATACTTTTTTTGGTAATACTGGGCATTGTCGGTATAATACTCACTAGAAAAAAAGACAAATAAGGTGACAACAGTGAAACAAAGTCAGATAGATAAAAACTGGTTTATTGTATTTAGCGTAATGTTCATATTCGGCATCGTCTGGGCTATGATCGGTGACAGCAGTGCAAAAATAGTATTTGCGGCTCTTTCGTTCGGGCTTTTCCTGCATTCGGGTATAAAAATGGAGCTAAACGCGCGTCATGCGGCTCATAGTGAGGGTGCACACCACTAAGGACATCTTCTTCTAATGATCTTCGTTCCTAACTTTTGGTTGGGAACATCTATCTAATGTACTCTGCCACTAACTCTTTTATACGCTTGTATATCTTCTCAAAATCGGTCGAATAGACTCTCGTATTTGCGATCGATGTAATAAAATTGGTATCTCTTTGCCATCTTGGAACAAGATGCATATGGATATGCTCGGCTATTCCCGCTCCCCCGCTCTCGCCAAGATTCATCCCTATATTTACGCCTTGGGCATTAAATCCCTCTTTTAAAAGTCTTACCGATTTTTGAGCCAGATCACTCATATGCAGCCATGTTTCGCCGGGCAGGTCTTCGAGTTTGTCCGTATGAAGATGGGGAATGATCATAAAGTGCCCCGGAGTGTAAGGATATTTGTTCATGACCATGAAGCAGTGCTCATCGCGGTGCAGAACATGCAGATCGGCATCATTTCGTTCATGCTCGCTTATATGGCAGAACACGCAGCCTTCTATGCGTTTGCCGCTGATATATTCGCTTCTCCATGGCGCATAGATTATATCTTTCAAAAAAACTCCTTTTCTACTAAGTTATTTCTGAGTAAAATAACCAAATGGATTTAACAACTTCTCTTTTAGCTTTGACAATTATAGCCGTTTTTGTTTTTGATTTCACAAACGGCTTCCATGACGCTGCAGATATGGTGGCGACAGCCATCGCCTCGCGCGCGATGAAAAGCAGCGTCGCCATTTTCATAGTAAGCCTCTTTACGTTTTTGGGACCACTTTTGGCGGGCCTTGCCGTTGCGGACACTATCGGGACATTTGTAGATATCTCGCATACCGACATCAAGGACGCCCAGTCGCTCGTCATCGCCGCACTTTTTGCCGCCATCACCTACAACATAACCACTTGGAAGTTCGGTCTTCCCTCCTCTTCTTCCAACTCGCTCGCAGGCGGACTTGTAGGAGCCGGCTTGTTCATGGTCGACAGCGACAGGATAAACTGGGGGATCGACTCTTTGCAAAACGGTCATCTCGAGGGCGTCATGAAAGTCGTGACGGGGCTTTTTGCATCTCCTTTTTTAGGCTTTATAGTAGGATTTATGATGATGAAGCTTATATTTTTGATTTTTAAAAGGTTTACGATCAAGATAAGAGCACTGTTTGTGGTATCGCAATACTTCAGTGTTGCCTGGCTCGGTTTTTCCCATGGTGCCAACGATGCGCAAAAAGGAATGGCCATAATCGGTATGATGCTGCTGGCATCCGGCGATACGACACATTTTTTCATCCCTTTATGGGTCGTTTTACTTTGTACGACCGCCATTACGCTCGGGACGGTGTTTGGAGGATGGAACATCATAAAAACACTTGGTTTTGAACTCTACCGCATCCGTGTCATCCACTCCGTGGCAAATCAGATGAGCGCAGCAGCCGTCAATACGATAGCGACCGCCATTGGAGCGCCGACCTCGACGACACAGGTGGTGACAGCTACGCTGCTGGGCAACGGCGCGGCGGAAAAGCCCTCTCATGTCGGCTGGAAAAAAGCCTCGCAGATAATTGCCGGATGGTTCGTGAACGTTCCCGTCTCAATGTCGCTGGGCGCACTTTACGCATATATCTTAACCCATATTCTAGGAGCTTTTTCATGATCGGATCTTTCATAAAAAAATACATTTTGCCAAAAGAGGTCGATTTTGTCGCGTCACTGCAGGAACACTCGGCGATCATACACGACATAATCTCGGATCTGCACCGATGTTTTGTAGATATGGATGCAAAAAGCTGCAGCGCCATCTTGCAAGACGAGCATAAAGCGCAGGAGATACGTGAAAAAAATATGAACGAACTTTTAAATGCGTTTATCACTCCCATAGACAGAGAATCCATATACCGTATCATCTCCCAGCTCGACTGGATCGCGGTGAGCATTAAACATTTTGTACTTGAAGCAAAAGCCTACGATACCCCGCCCTCGAACAATGAATACATAGAGCTTATAAAACATATAAAAGAGCAGTCCAACATGCTGAATCTTGGATTTACAAACCTGAGGACTGAAAAGCCTTTCGTGGTCGCTTCAAACGCACAAAGCGTAAGAGACGGATACGAAGAGCTTGTCGAAGTATACATACAAAAGATGGCGGAACTTTCAAAAAGCAATGACATGAAACGCATATTTACGCAAAGAGAACTGCTCAGTCAGCTCAAAGAGATCGCCAAACGGCTGCAGATCTGCGCAAACTCTTTAGAAGATATCGTCATCAAGATGAGCTGATGCTATAAGAACGCAAACACCAGATCAGGGAAAAATATCACGATACAAAGAGCCGCCAGCTGCAAAAGGATGAAGGGGATGATCCCCTTATATATCTGCAGCGTCGTTATATCTTTTGACGCGCCTTTTAAAAAGAAAAGTGCAAGCCCAAACGGAGGCGTCAAAAACGATGCCTGAAGGTTAAGCGCTATCAAAACGGCAAACCAGATCGGATCTATGCCAAACGCATTCATAATCGGAACGAGAATGGGCACAATAATGAAAGATATCTCGATAAAATCGATAAAGAAGCCGAGAATGAACACGGCGAACATAGATACGGCGATAAATACCCAAACATTGCCGATATCGTTGCTGAAAAAATCCAGGATCATATCCGTTCCGCCGAGCTCGTTAAAGACGAGACTAAAAGCCGTAGCACCGAAAAGTATCATAAAGATCATACCTGTCAGCTTTACCGTCTCTAAAGAAGCGTACTTTATCATCTGAGCGTCAAGCGAACGGTTCACGTAGCTTAAAAGCAGCGCACCCATCACCCCAAATGCAGCCGATTCTGTCGGTGAAGCGATACCCGCAAAGATGGAACCAAGAACACTCACCATCAAAAGCAAAGGCGGAAACAAGGAAAAAAGAAGCTCTTTTGGCGAAACTTTTTCATCCGCTTCGTAAACGGGAGCGACTTCGGGCTTGATATAGGAGATAAAGAGGATATACGCCACATAAAGTCCCACAAGCACAAGCCCGGGAAGTACGGCTGCTTTAAAAAGATCTCCTACGCTCACACTCATCACATCACCCAAGATGATAAGTATGATGGAGGGCGGAATGATCTGCCCGAGCGTTCCGCTTGCCGCTACAGTTCCAGCGGCCAGACTTTTATCATACCCCGCTTTTAGCATCAAAGGCAGAGCGATGACGCTCATCATCACCACCGATGCGCTGACGATTCCGGTAGACGCGGCAAGCATAGCACCCACAAGTACCACACTTACACCAAGTCCGCCTCTAACACCACGGAAAAGAAGGCTCATAGAACTAAGCAGTTTCTCTGCCATCATCGACTTTTCTAAGATAAGTCCCATCGCAATGAAAAGAGGAACTGCCATAAGAGTCATATTGTTCATAATCCCGTAGATGCGAAACGGAAGGATGTCAAACACTTCAAAGCCCAGCGTAGGGATAAATGCCGCAAAAACGATAGCGACCGTACCGAAAACAAATGCGACGGGTATACCCAAAAGAAGCAAAACAAGTACGACGGCAAACATCAAAAGCGCTATCATCTGCTTAGTTCCTCTTTACACACAAGCACCTCTTTGACAGCCTGCATGATCAAAAAGATAAAACCAAGAGGCATAAGCGATTTGACGATAAAACGGTATGGAAGCCCGCCGGGATCGGATGAACCTTCCATCTGCAAGAAACTCAGCTCCACAAAATGAAGCCCCTCGTAAACGATCAAAACGGAAAAAGGGATAACGAACAAAAGCGCGGCGATCAGATTGATGATCGTCTTTGTTCTATGGGAAAAGGAGTTATAAAAGATATCGACTCTGACATGCGCACTTTTTTTAAGGGTGTACGCGATGGAAAAAAGCATGATAAGATCGAAAAGATGCCATTCAAGTTCCTGCAACGCCGTAGAGCCTTCGGAAAACATATATCTTGCCGTTGCATCATAGACGATCAAAAGCACGAGCAGCGAAAGTACGAATGCTGCAAAATAGCCTATGTAGAGCGTAAACTTATCTATCTTTTTTATCATCGGTTTCTCTTATATAAAATTCGGTGCGTCGTTGGCAAACAGGATGATGTCGCCCGCTTTGGTCTGTGAGCCCAAAAGTTCCTGAAGCTTCATCTTGTCTTTTAATATTATCTTATTGTCGACATCAAGATGTTTGTCGAACAATTTTGCATTGAGAGAACTTGTGACTATGACGATGTCAAAAACTTTGTTTACCGCTTCGATAAACTTCAAGTTGAGCTCGTCGCTGCTCTCGATGAGTCCCGGTGTTATTATAACCTTTCTGCCCTGATGCAAAGAGCAAAGACGCACTGCTTCAAGCATTCCGTCAATGTTGCCGTTGTAGCCGTCGTCAAGGATGATCTTTCCGCCCGCGTCTATGCGCTGGAGTCTATGCTCTACGGGTTGCAGATTTTCTACGGCTTTGACTATCTCCTGGGTACTTAGACCAAGATGCATAGCCACAAGTACTGCCGCATCGATATTGATGGTCTGAAACTCACCGAGTATCTTTGTATGAAGGTTTAAATTTTTCTCATTTGGAGTGTGCAGGACAAATGATGTTCCATCCAGCGTAGCTTCCACGTTTGAGATGTTTTCTCCAAAAAATGTCACTTTTTCATGTGCCTCGTCCGTTACGGAGTTATGGATGAAAGCTTTTTGAAGTCTCGGAGATTTCATGATCTGCAGTTTTGTGATGATAATGTTTTTCATCGTCTTAAAATACTCCAGATGCTGCGGACCGACCTTGCCTACCACTACCGTCTGAGGTTCCAAAAACTCCGAGATCACACGGATATCGTCCATCTCTCTTGCCCCTGCTTCGCATACATAGACTTCCGTATCGACCGGTAGAGATTCGTTTATATCTCTTACGATCCCGCCGATCGTGTTTACACTTCTTGGAGTCGCGTATACCTTGTATTTTTCCGCCAAAATGCTCGCAGTAAAATTTTTTATACTGGTCTTCCCGTAGCTTCCCGTAATACAGACTATCTGTAGTTTCTCGAGTGATTTGAGCTTATTTTTGGCTTCTTTTTTATACGCGGCGAACAAAAACTTTTCAATAAGCGTAGAGCCGATGTATGCCACGGCCAAAGGCATCAAGACGCCGTAAACCTCGCATCCGTGTTTAAGCGTACAAAGAATATCCTGAAACAGCGTCAGCGAGACCAAAAGGATCAAAAACCTCTTGACTCTCCATGTAAGAACAAGCTTTTTATCAAGACCTCTATGCCACATAAAGATGGACGGCAAAACGGCAAAATAGAAAAATATCGCAAAAAATTTATCCGTTGCATAGTAGGCGACAAAAGGGATGATGAAATATACCAGATGCCACCAAGTCTTATGGTGATTGAGCACTACTCTTTGGATCTTGTAGTCGTACCACTGCAGATTTGTTATAAGATACCAGCCAAGTGCCGTCACAAAAAGGACATTTGTTACAAACATGACCAAAACCGTATAATCCATACTATCTCTCCAATCTTTTTATAAATGTGTCTTCTATAAGCGCTGATATAGATTTTGCATTTTGCGTAAAAAAGTAGTGATCGCCGGGGTAGACCACAAGTTTTGAATCTTTCATCAGCGCATCTATCTTTTGTCCGCTGCTAAGCGGCGTAGCCGTATCGTTTTCTCCCCAGCAGAGAAGCGCTTTTGATTTCGATTCTCTAAACTGAACGGAAAAATCCTCGTTCACCACGTTTTTAAAAGTCTCGTACATATGCGAGCTCAGCGATTTTGCGTCTTCGGCCACAAAATATTTCCTTATCTTTGAAAAGCCGAAAACTTTTAGCATTTTGAACAAAGCGATCTTTGTTCTCACTTTCAGGCTTTTCTTCGTATATATACCGGCGCTTGAAAGCAATACCAAAACGTCAGGTTCGAGCAAAACTGCTACCTTGCCGCCGAACGAATGTCCTACTATGATGTCTTTAGATGCATTTATATGCACCATTAAAAGTTCTACGATGCGCGCATAATCCGATGTCTTTAAAGCCGTGTTACATGTGGAGTTCCCAAAACCGGGAAGATCTATATAGATATGACGGAATCCCTTCAAATAGGGAGAAAAAGCCTGTTTCATGATATTTTTATTCGAACCCCATCCATGCAGAACTATCACATCCGCCTTTGCATCGGGATTTATGATCTCGTAGCTGATATCAAAAGTATATCTATCGTATTGGATCGATTTGACCGCCACTTACTTGCCTTTTGCACTTGAGATCGAGTGAATATACTGATAGCTTACCTTTGCCCTGTTAGCTTGAGGCAGCGAGTTCAACAGTCTGCCTATGGTCGTTGAAAAATCATCAAAAAGATAGTTTGCCATAGAACCCGGAATGGGATTTATCTCATTAAGATAGATCTCATCTTCGATCACAAAAAAATCACACCTGATAAGTGCACCTTCAAAAAGATTCGTATATATCTTTGCAAAGGTGCTTTGGAGTTCTGCAACCAGTTTGTCGTCTATCTCGGCGGACGATACCGTAGCCGATCGCGAAAAGTCCATATACTTTTTCTCAAAATCCAAAAATTCATTTTTCTGAGGCTCTTCGACGATGGAAAATTTGATCTTGCCTTCTACCATACAGCCTGCAAGGTTGTACTCCTTTACGCCCGTTATGAACGGTTCTATGATGACGTTCTCGTCAAACTCGAAAGCAACGTCAAGCGCATAATCCAGCTCTTTTTCCTCTTTGACCACGCTTACTCCGATACTGCTTCCAAGACGTGCCGGTTTGATGATAAAAGGATAGGCGATATCCACTTTACGCTCGTCGTTTTTACTGAGCGTGCGGTATGCCACGCTTTTAACGCCCAGAGCATCGCAGAGATATTTTGTATAGCGCTTGTCAAAACTGAACACGCAGGCAGAAGTACGGGGACCGATGAACGGTATAGAGTAAAAATCTAGCAGGGAAGCTATGACGCCGTCCTCTCCGTCGGCTCCATGAACGAGATTTAAAACCTTTGTTCCTACAAGCTCTTTTGAAAAAAGCGATTTTTTGACGAATCCGCCGTTCTCAAGGGTAAGAGAAGGCATCTTTTTGTATTCGCCTTTTGAGAAAGTGACCGCTTTCATGCGTGAGGGTTCTATGAGATAAAACGTATGATCCTGATCGCAAAATATAAACTCCAACTCAAATCCGACCAACTTCTCTTTCACCGTAACAGCGCTTACGATACTTATCTCATGTTCAAAACTTGCTCCGCCGAATAATATAGCTAACTTCAATCTTTTCCTTTAAATCTGTTATAGTTTTTGTAATTTTTTTAGTGCTTCTTTTACCAATGAAGCCGTATCTTCGCTCGCACAGCCGCTAAGCGTTTTTGAAATATCCTCTTTTTTAAACCCGAGGCTTTCAAGCGCAAGAGAAGCATCCTTGAGTGCCGTAGAGCTTGCCGTCGATTCGCTTGAGGCAAGCACGGCATCGAACCCGCTGAGTTCGACCAGAATCCGTCCTGCGCTTTTAGGCCCTATGCCCGGTACTTTTTTCAGACCCGCAACGTCATTGTTGTTGATGACGGTCGCAAATGCCGACGCCGAAAAGGTCGAACATATCGCCATGGCAACCTTGGGGCCTACTCCGTTGATCTTTATCAGCCTTTCGAACATCACCTTTTCGGATCTGTCGATAAAACCGAAAAGAAGCTGGGCGTCTTCACGGATGATGTGGGAAGTAAAAAGTTTCACCCTCTCTTTTTGAAGCGCG is a genomic window containing:
- a CDS encoding inorganic phosphate transporter; amino-acid sequence: MDLTTSLLALTIIAVFVFDFTNGFHDAADMVATAIASRAMKSSVAIFIVSLFTFLGPLLAGLAVADTIGTFVDISHTDIKDAQSLVIAALFAAITYNITTWKFGLPSSSSNSLAGGLVGAGLFMVDSDRINWGIDSLQNGHLEGVMKVVTGLFASPFLGFIVGFMMMKLIFLIFKRFTIKIRALFVVSQYFSVAWLGFSHGANDAQKGMAIIGMMLLASGDTTHFFIPLWVVLLCTTAITLGTVFGGWNIIKTLGFELYRIRVIHSVANQMSAAAVNTIATAIGAPTSTTQVVTATLLGNGAAEKPSHVGWKKASQIIAGWFVNVPVSMSLGALYAYILTHILGAFS
- the pstS gene encoding phosphate ABC transporter substrate-binding protein PstS, which codes for MVTTSSVSAADLKGSGATFPYSVYQAWIGAYHKATGTEIDYIGKGSSAGIKDAEARTVDFAGSDAPLNPNKLAKDKLYQFPGVVGAITMSYNMPNTPKLRLSRAAISGIALGEIKYWDNKTITAANHGVKLPHEKITFVHRADGSGTTFNFTYYLSKISNKWKETYGAKKALNWPGDHHVGGKGNTGVAALIKQTPYSIGYVDYADAKNNNLQMAVVQNKVGEFIAPELKAFQAAAAKASLDPRKDFYAVIADPKGKGAYPIVAATFILLPKEKADMDKKVTAFYDWSFKNGQSLASDLGYVPLPDALTNKIRKYWAEKGIN
- a CDS encoding TRAP transporter small permease subunit, which gives rise to MIKKIDKFTLYIGYFAAFVLSLLVLLIVYDATARYMFSEGSTALQELEWHLFDLIMLFSIAYTLKKSAHVRVDIFYNSFSHRTKTIINLIAALLFVIPFSVLIVYEGLHFVELSFLQMEGSSDPGGLPYRFIVKSLMPLGFIFLIMQAVKEVLVCKEELSR
- a CDS encoding HIT domain-containing protein produces the protein MKDIIYAPWRSEYISGKRIEGCVFCHISEHERNDADLHVLHRDEHCFMVMNKYPYTPGHFMIIPHLHTDKLEDLPGETWLHMSDLAQKSVRLLKEGFNAQGVNIGMNLGESGGAGIAEHIHMHLVPRWQRDTNFITSIANTRVYSTDFEKIYKRIKELVAEYIR
- the murF gene encoding UDP-N-acetylmuramoyl-tripeptide--D-alanyl-D-alanine ligase, giving the protein MDYTVLVMFVTNVLFVTALGWYLITNLQWYDYKIQRVVLNHHKTWWHLVYFIIPFVAYYATDKFFAIFFYFAVLPSIFMWHRGLDKKLVLTWRVKRFLILLVSLTLFQDILCTLKHGCEVYGVLMPLAVAYIGSTLIEKFLFAAYKKEAKNKLKSLEKLQIVCITGSYGKTSIKNFTASILAEKYKVYATPRSVNTIGGIVRDINESLPVDTEVYVCEAGAREMDDIRVISEFLEPQTVVVGKVGPQHLEYFKTMKNIIITKLQIMKSPRLQKAFIHNSVTDEAHEKVTFFGENISNVEATLDGTSFVLHTPNEKNLNLHTKILGEFQTINIDAAVLVAMHLGLSTQEIVKAVENLQPVEHRLQRIDAGGKIILDDGYNGNIDGMLEAVRLCSLHQGRKVIITPGLIESSDELNLKFIEAVNKVFDIVIVTSSLNAKLFDKHLDVDNKIILKDKMKLQELLGSQTKAGDIILFANDAPNFI
- the ruvA gene encoding Holliday junction branch migration protein RuvA, whose amino-acid sequence is MIVGVEGTIEYKDPSVVHVNVNGVIYEVFISLQSYSALQKERVKLFTSHIIREDAQLLFGFIDRSEKVMFERLIKINGVGPKVAMAICSTFSASAFATVINNNDVAGLKKVPGIGPKSAGRILVELSGFDAVLASSESTASSTALKDASLALESLGFKKEDISKTLSGCASEDTASLVKEALKKLQKL
- the pstC gene encoding phosphate ABC transporter permease subunit PstC, with product MEKIFKNLSLISATFVLVLLVSIFISLFNSAKPSIDEYGLGFVTESAWDKEVPIENSVSSLANDAKPIKKEVKASSDEDDILAAYEDEDEPLTKTVFGGWIPIVGTLLSTLIAMVFALPIAMGIAVFLAEIAPKNLSYVVGIAIELLAAIPSIIFGMWGLFYFAPIIQKVVGGYQVSLLTAGLVLGVMILPFMAAITRDSMRTTPDVLKESAYALGATKFEVIKDVIFPYSKKGIIGSIILALGRALGETMAVAFLIGSVFMMPKKLSDPTISIPVAMANNFGEATGLTLSSLFYLAFLLFIISFVVISVAKFYFLRKAD
- a CDS encoding DUF47 family protein; translated protein: MIGSFIKKYILPKEVDFVASLQEHSAIIHDIISDLHRCFVDMDAKSCSAILQDEHKAQEIREKNMNELLNAFITPIDRESIYRIISQLDWIAVSIKHFVLEAKAYDTPPSNNEYIELIKHIKEQSNMLNLGFTNLRTEKPFVVASNAQSVRDGYEELVEVYIQKMAELSKSNDMKRIFTQRELLSQLKEIAKRLQICANSLEDIVIKMS
- a CDS encoding D-alanine--D-alanine ligase; amino-acid sequence: MKLAILFGGASFEHEISIVSAVTVKEKLVGFELEFIFCDQDHTFYLIEPSRMKAVTFSKGEYKKMPSLTLENGGFVKKSLFSKELVGTKVLNLVHGADGEDGVIASLLDFYSIPFIGPRTSACVFSFDKRYTKYLCDALGVKSVAYRTLSKNDERKVDIAYPFIIKPARLGSSIGVSVVKEEKELDYALDVAFEFDENVIIEPFITGVKEYNLAGCMVEGKIKFSIVEEPQKNEFLDFEKKYMDFSRSATVSSAEIDDKLVAELQSTFAKIYTNLFEGALIRCDFFVIEDEIYLNEINPIPGSMANYLFDDFSTTIGRLLNSLPQANRAKVSYQYIHSISSAKGK
- a CDS encoding TRAP transporter large permease subunit, with the translated sequence MIALLMFAVVLVLLLLGIPVAFVFGTVAIVFAAFIPTLGFEVFDILPFRIYGIMNNMTLMAVPLFIAMGLILEKSMMAEKLLSSMSLLFRGVRGGLGVSVVLVGAMLAASTGIVSASVVMMSVIALPLMLKAGYDKSLAAGTVAASGTLGQIIPPSIILIILGDVMSVSVGDLFKAAVLPGLVLVGLYVAYILFISYIKPEVAPVYEADEKVSPKELLFSLFPPLLLMVSVLGSIFAGIASPTESAAFGVMGALLLSYVNRSLDAQMIKYASLETVKLTGMIFMILFGATAFSLVFNELGGTDMILDFFSNDIGNVWVFIAVSMFAVFILGFFIDFIEISFIIVPILVPIMNAFGIDPIWFAVLIALNLQASFLTPPFGLALFFLKGASKDITTLQIYKGIIPFILLQLAALCIVIFFPDLVFAFL
- a CDS encoding alpha/beta hydrolase, encoding MAVKSIQYDRYTFDISYEIINPDAKADVIVLHGWGSNKNIMKQAFSPYLKGFRHIYIDLPGFGNSTCNTALKTSDYARIVELLMVHINASKDIIVGHSFGGKVAVLLEPDVLVLLSSAGIYTKKSLKVRTKIALFKMLKVFGFSKIRKYFVAEDAKSLSSHMYETFKNVVNEDFSVQFRESKSKALLCWGENDTATPLSSGQKIDALMKDSKLVVYPGDHYFFTQNAKSISALIEDTFIKRLER